In one window of Mytilus trossulus isolate FHL-02 chromosome 7, PNRI_Mtr1.1.1.hap1, whole genome shotgun sequence DNA:
- the LOC134726688 gene encoding growth factor receptor-bound protein 2-like: MLLGELMAFVKIFQVINKEEDENWYKAELNGKSGFVPSNYITMKPNPWYVPKISREESEKKLLVKSGTNYIQPDGAFLVRPSETSPGDFSISVKFGDSVQHYKILRDREGKFFLWVVKFNSINELIEYHRQASVSRTQTVVLKDMIHEQQARIARALYDFEPGNADEIRFKKGDNIEVIGEEDCNWWKGRVNGQEGIFPAAYVKIA, from the exons ATGTTGTTAGGTGAATTAATGGCATTTG ttaaaaTTTTTCAGGTTATTAATAAAGAAGAAGATGAAAATTGGTACAAGGCAGAACTTAATGGTAAAAGTGGATTTGTACCATCAAACtatataactatgaaaccaaatcC GTGGTATGTTCCAAAGATATCAAGAGAGGAATCAGAGAAAAAATTACTTGTAAAAAGTGGTACCAATTATATACAACCTGACGGTGCTTTCCTAGTACGGCCGAGTGAAACATCACCAGGAGACTTTTCTATATCTGTCAA ATTTGGTGATAGTGTGCaacattataaaattttaagagACAGAGAGGGAAAATTCTTTCTGTGGGTTGTcaaatttaattcaataaatgAGCTTATAGAATATCACAGACAAGCATCAGTTAGTCGGACACAGAcagttgttttaaaagatatgatACATGAACAG cAAGCAAGAATAGCAAGAGCATTATATGATTTTGAACCAGGAAATGCTGATGAAATTCGATTTAAAAAAGGTGATAATATAGAAGTAATTGGAGAGGAAGATTGTAATTGGTGGAAAGGACGAGTTAATGGACAAGAAGGAATATTCCCTGCAGCTTATGTCAAAATTGCatag
- the LOC134726687 gene encoding uncharacterized protein LOC134726687 → MSSSDSESSDVSSSQSETNFDECGQFGYILEPEYTEEELQQIEAEETSRQQDIINNPRKFDTNWCSCKNCIVMPLPAECFCCHEFTLLEENMNLGECVTENTDFRIVCLNPVVLETSYISFLRYKRHRGRAPDVLTNRQSRLMAYRQFVCWVRKGQPLGKKHRITLQTCVVNVIKKEFPSLDGVYEGLKECESDTSDSE, encoded by the coding sequence ATGTCTAGTTCAGATAGTGAAAGTTCAGATGTATCCAGCTCCCAAAGTGAGACAAATTTTGACGAGTGTGGTCAATTTGGGTACATATTAGAACCGGAGTACACTGAAGAAGAACTCCAACAAATTGAAGCAGAAGAAACTTCTAGACAACAGgatattataaataatcctcGCAAGTTTGACACCAATTGGTGTTCATGTAAAAACTGTATAGTCATGCCATTGCCGGCGGAGTGTTTCTGCTGCCACGAATTTACGCTATTAGAAGAAAATATGAATTTGGGTGAATGTGTCACTGAAAATACAGATTTTAGAATAGTTTGTTTAAACCCCGTTGTTCTTGAAACAAGCTACATAAGTTTCCTGAGATACAAGCGCCATAGAGGGAGAGCTCCAGACGTACTTACTAACAGACAAAGCAGGCTTATGGCTTATCGTCAGTTTGTGTGTTGGGTCAGGAAAGGTCAACCACTTGGAAAGAAACACAGAATAACCCTACAAACTTGTGTAGTTAATGTCATTAAAAAAGAGTTTCCATCGTTGGATGGGGTATACGAAGGATTAAAAGAATGTGAAAGTGACACTTCAGACTCTGAATAG